The Streptomyces spororaveus genome includes a region encoding these proteins:
- a CDS encoding class I SAM-dependent methyltransferase: MRFQYDTIGERYAESTSTAAFSAADTYTLHGALDALGGVRGLDALDLACGYGYNTRLLARGGARRTVGVDVSEEMIRRAREHEATKDRPDVEYHVADAAGLPHLGPFDLATAAYVFSYAPDRRSLHAMFRSVRAHLRAGGKLLAIVPNAGAFPRVDWSPYGVRILDRVRDGDAPLLKAHFLTEPPVPFEFREWAHADLAEAAVEAGFVTVGWQPNRTPPADAVRDEAYWTAYRAWPISSLMTCTA; the protein is encoded by the coding sequence ATGCGGTTCCAGTACGACACCATCGGCGAGCGCTACGCGGAGTCCACGAGCACGGCGGCCTTCTCCGCGGCCGACACCTACACCCTGCACGGAGCCCTCGACGCCCTCGGCGGGGTGCGCGGGCTCGACGCCCTCGACCTGGCCTGCGGATACGGATACAACACCCGGCTGCTCGCCCGCGGCGGCGCCCGCCGGACCGTCGGCGTCGACGTCTCCGAGGAGATGATCCGGCGGGCCCGCGAGCACGAGGCGACCAAGGACCGGCCCGACGTCGAGTACCACGTCGCCGACGCCGCCGGCCTGCCCCACCTGGGCCCCTTCGACCTCGCGACCGCCGCGTACGTCTTCAGCTACGCGCCCGACCGCAGATCCCTGCACGCGATGTTCCGCTCCGTCCGCGCCCATCTGCGCGCGGGCGGAAAGCTGCTCGCCATCGTCCCGAACGCGGGGGCGTTCCCGCGCGTGGACTGGTCGCCGTACGGGGTGCGCATCCTCGACCGGGTCCGGGACGGCGACGCGCCGCTGCTCAAGGCGCATTTCCTGACCGAGCCGCCGGTGCCCTTCGAATTCCGCGAGTGGGCCCACGCCGACCTCGCCGAGGCCGCCGTCGAGGCGGGCTTCGTCACCGTCGGCTGGCAGCCGAACCGGACCCCGCCCGCCGACGCCGTACGCGACGAGGCGTACTGGACGGCGTACCGCGCCTGGCCGATCAGCTCACTGATGACCTGCACGGCGTAG
- a CDS encoding alpha/beta hydrolase fold domain-containing protein has translation MPSLRSRALSAALTAAGRRRRYASAEAVRARVAESARRPASHLPPRRLGRVADISRTFVGAWPVYDVSPLGTEPAAHVLYVHGGGYVHELERPHWALIRTLVTQARARVVVPAYILAPRGTADRTVPVAADLLSGLIASGGSGGTVLIGDSAGAGLALAAAQRLRDRTGDQPSRIVLISPWLDLSMSHPDQAAIGAADPLLAVPGLLEAGRLYAGTLAADDPRVSPLHGGFAGLAPMTVFTGTRDVLTTDSRELLRRARADGAEVEFHEAAGLPHGYPLLPVPEGRAARERIVELIRSAAEL, from the coding sequence GTGCCGAGTCTGCGCAGCAGAGCGCTGTCGGCGGCGCTGACCGCGGCGGGACGGCGAAGACGCTACGCGAGCGCGGAGGCGGTCCGGGCCCGGGTCGCGGAGTCCGCCCGGCGGCCCGCCTCCCATCTGCCGCCGCGCCGGCTGGGGCGGGTCGCCGACATCTCGCGGACCTTCGTCGGAGCCTGGCCGGTGTACGACGTCTCCCCGCTCGGGACGGAGCCCGCGGCCCACGTGCTGTACGTGCACGGCGGCGGCTACGTCCATGAGCTGGAGCGCCCGCACTGGGCGCTGATCCGGACCCTGGTCACGCAGGCGCGGGCGCGGGTCGTCGTACCGGCGTACATCCTCGCGCCGCGCGGTACCGCCGACCGGACCGTCCCGGTCGCCGCCGACCTGCTGAGCGGTCTGATCGCGAGCGGCGGCTCCGGCGGGACGGTGCTGATCGGGGACTCGGCCGGGGCGGGGCTGGCGCTCGCGGCCGCTCAGCGGCTGCGCGACCGCACCGGGGACCAGCCTTCCCGGATCGTGCTGATCTCGCCCTGGCTGGACCTGAGCATGAGCCATCCCGACCAGGCGGCCATCGGGGCGGCCGATCCGCTGCTGGCCGTTCCGGGACTCCTGGAGGCCGGGCGGTTGTACGCCGGGACCCTGGCCGCGGACGATCCGCGGGTGAGCCCGCTGCACGGCGGCTTCGCCGGGCTGGCCCCGATGACGGTGTTCACCGGGACCCGGGACGTACTGACCACGGACAGCCGGGAGCTGCTGCGCCGGGCCCGCGCGGACGGGGCCGAGGTGGAGTTCCACGAGGCGGCGGGGCTGCCGCACGGGTACCCGCTGCTGCCCGTGCCGGAGGGCCGGGCGGCGCGCGAGCGGATCGTCGAGCTGATCAGGTCCGCGGCGGAGCTCTGA
- the tdh gene encoding L-threonine 3-dehydrogenase codes for MKALVKHKAEPGLWLMDVPEPEYGAGDVLIKVLRTGICGTDLHIRAWDGWAQGAVKTPLVLGHEFVGEVAALGADVQDIEIGALVSGEGHLVCGKCRNCLAGRRHLCRSTIGLGVGRDGAFAEYVVLPAQNVWVHRTAVDLDVAAIFDPFGNAVHTALSFPLVGEDVLITGAGPIGIMAAAVARHAGARNVVITDVSPERLEIARKAGATLAVNVAESSIAEAQTKLGLREGFDIGLEMSGRAEAMRDMIDNMTHGGRIAMLGLPAQEFPVDWAKVVTSMITIKGIYGREMFETWYAMTVLLEGGLDLSPVITGRYSHRDFEAAFDEASTARSGKIILDWTA; via the coding sequence ATGAAGGCACTCGTCAAGCACAAGGCAGAACCCGGCCTGTGGCTCATGGACGTCCCCGAGCCCGAGTACGGCGCCGGCGACGTGCTGATCAAGGTGCTGCGCACCGGCATCTGCGGAACCGACCTGCACATCCGCGCCTGGGACGGCTGGGCGCAGGGCGCCGTCAAGACCCCCCTGGTCCTCGGCCACGAGTTCGTCGGCGAGGTCGCGGCGCTGGGCGCGGACGTCCAGGACATCGAGATCGGCGCGCTGGTCAGCGGCGAGGGCCACCTGGTGTGCGGCAAGTGCCGCAACTGCCTGGCAGGCCGCCGCCACCTGTGCCGCAGCACGATCGGCCTCGGGGTCGGCCGCGACGGCGCCTTCGCCGAGTACGTGGTCCTGCCCGCCCAGAACGTGTGGGTGCACCGCACCGCCGTGGACCTGGACGTCGCCGCGATCTTCGACCCCTTCGGCAACGCCGTGCACACGGCGCTGTCCTTCCCGCTGGTCGGCGAGGACGTACTGATCACCGGCGCCGGACCGATCGGGATCATGGCGGCGGCCGTGGCCCGGCACGCCGGTGCGCGCAACGTGGTCATCACCGACGTCAGCCCCGAGCGCCTGGAGATCGCCCGCAAGGCGGGCGCCACCCTCGCCGTCAACGTCGCCGAGTCCTCGATCGCCGAGGCGCAGACCAAGCTCGGCCTGCGCGAGGGCTTCGACATCGGCCTGGAGATGTCCGGCCGCGCCGAGGCCATGCGCGACATGATCGACAACATGACGCACGGCGGCCGCATCGCCATGCTGGGCCTGCCCGCCCAGGAGTTCCCGGTGGACTGGGCGAAGGTGGTCACCTCGATGATCACGATCAAGGGCATCTACGGCCGTGAGATGTTCGAGACCTGGTACGCGATGACCGTGCTGCTGGAGGGCGGGCTCGACCTCAGCCCGGTCATCACCGGCCGCTACTCGCACCGCGACTTCGAAGCCGCCTTCGACGAGGCGTCGACCGCCCGCAGCGGCAAGATCATCCTGGACTGGACGGCGTAA
- a CDS encoding glycine C-acetyltransferase has product MFETVREDLRSTLDEIRAAGLHKPERVIGTPQNAAVAVTSGGAAGEVLNFCANNYLGLADHPEVVAAAKDALDRWGYGMASVRFICGTQEVHKELEARLSAFLGQEDTILYSSCFDANGGVFETLLGAEDAVISDALNHASIIDGIRLSKARRFRYANRDLAELEARLKEATEGGARRKLIVTDGVFSMDGYVAPLAEICDLADRYDAMVMVDDSHAVGFVGPGGRGTPELHGVMDRVDIITGTLGKALGGASGGYVAARAEIVELLRQRSRPYLFSNSLAPVIAAASLKVLDLLESAGDLREHLAANTALFRTKMTEAGFEVLPGDHAIAPVMIGDAAEAARMAELLLERGVYVIGFSYPVVPMGAARIRVQLSAAHSTADVERAVAAFIDARAALGTAGA; this is encoded by the coding sequence ATGTTCGAGACCGTCCGCGAGGACCTGCGCTCCACCCTCGACGAGATCCGCGCCGCCGGCCTGCACAAGCCCGAGCGCGTCATCGGCACCCCGCAGAACGCGGCCGTCGCCGTCACCTCGGGCGGGGCCGCCGGCGAGGTGCTCAACTTCTGCGCCAACAACTACCTGGGGCTGGCCGACCACCCCGAGGTCGTCGCCGCCGCGAAGGACGCGCTGGACCGCTGGGGCTACGGAATGGCCTCCGTCCGCTTCATCTGCGGCACCCAGGAGGTGCACAAGGAGCTGGAGGCGCGGCTCTCCGCCTTCCTCGGCCAGGAGGACACGATCCTCTACTCCTCCTGCTTCGACGCCAACGGCGGCGTCTTCGAGACCCTGCTCGGCGCCGAGGACGCGGTCATCTCCGACGCCCTCAACCACGCCTCTATCATCGACGGCATCCGCCTCTCCAAGGCCCGCCGCTTCCGCTACGCCAACCGCGACCTGGCCGAGCTCGAGGCCCGCCTGAAGGAAGCCACCGAGGGCGGCGCCCGCCGCAAGCTGATCGTCACCGACGGCGTCTTCTCCATGGACGGCTACGTCGCCCCGCTCGCGGAGATCTGCGACCTGGCCGACCGCTACGACGCCATGGTCATGGTCGACGACTCGCACGCCGTCGGCTTCGTCGGCCCCGGCGGCCGCGGCACCCCCGAGCTGCACGGCGTCATGGACCGCGTCGACATCATCACCGGCACCCTCGGCAAGGCCCTCGGCGGCGCCTCCGGCGGTTATGTCGCGGCCCGCGCCGAGATCGTGGAGCTGCTGCGCCAGCGCTCGCGCCCGTACCTCTTCTCCAACTCCCTCGCCCCCGTCATCGCGGCCGCCTCCCTCAAGGTCCTCGACCTGCTGGAGTCCGCCGGCGACCTGCGCGAACACCTCGCGGCCAACACCGCGCTCTTCCGTACGAAGATGACCGAGGCAGGCTTCGAGGTGCTGCCCGGCGACCACGCCATCGCCCCCGTCATGATCGGCGACGCGGCCGAGGCGGCCAGGATGGCGGAGCTGCTCCTGGAGCGCGGCGTGTACGTGATCGGCTTCTCCTACCCGGTGGTGCCGATGGGCGCGGCGCGCATCCGCGTCCAGCTCTCCGCGGCCCACTCGACGGCCGACGTGGAGCGCGCGGTGGCCGCCTTCATCGACGCCCGCGCCGCCCTCGGGACCGCCGGGGCCTGA
- a CDS encoding LysR family transcriptional regulator, which produces MIDPRRLRILRAVADHRTVTAAAAALYLTPSAVSQQLAALEQETGHVLLTRSGRGVRLTAAGEILLGHAHEVLAQLERAEAELAAYAGGSAGEVTVAAFATGIAEVLAPAIARLALEQPGIRLRVRDAEGDQSLPLLLDGEADLALAVEYRGGPGADDARLSVLPLYAEPFDAVLPSGHPLADLPAVSLADLSDSDWVGQYPGNPCHDVTLLACELAGFQPRFMHSSDDFRAVAALVGAGAGVALVPRSALRGMDLKEVQVRPVTGPAATRRVFAATRRGGETHPLIAPVLAALVRESERLPTH; this is translated from the coding sequence GTGATCGACCCCCGCCGGCTGCGCATCCTGCGGGCCGTGGCGGACCACCGTACGGTGACCGCCGCGGCCGCAGCCCTGTACCTCACCCCCTCCGCCGTCTCCCAGCAGCTCGCGGCGCTGGAACAGGAGACGGGCCACGTGCTGCTCACCCGCAGCGGGCGCGGAGTACGGCTCACCGCGGCCGGTGAGATCCTGCTCGGCCACGCCCACGAGGTGCTCGCGCAGCTGGAGCGGGCGGAGGCGGAACTGGCGGCGTACGCGGGCGGTTCGGCGGGCGAGGTCACCGTCGCCGCCTTCGCGACGGGCATCGCGGAAGTACTCGCCCCGGCCATCGCCCGGCTCGCGCTGGAACAGCCGGGCATCCGGCTGCGGGTGCGGGACGCGGAGGGTGACCAGAGCCTGCCGCTGCTGCTGGACGGCGAGGCGGACCTCGCGCTGGCCGTCGAGTACCGGGGCGGCCCGGGCGCCGACGACGCGCGGCTCTCCGTCCTCCCGTTGTACGCGGAACCCTTCGACGCGGTCCTGCCCTCGGGGCATCCGCTGGCCGACCTGCCCGCGGTGTCGCTGGCCGACCTCTCCGACTCGGACTGGGTGGGCCAGTACCCCGGCAACCCGTGCCACGACGTGACGCTGCTCGCCTGCGAACTGGCGGGCTTCCAGCCGCGGTTCATGCACTCCTCGGACGATTTCCGGGCCGTTGCGGCGCTGGTGGGCGCCGGGGCCGGAGTGGCCCTGGTCCCGCGCTCGGCGCTGCGCGGCATGGACCTCAAGGAGGTCCAGGTCCGCCCGGTCACCGGCCCGGCGGCCACCCGCCGCGTCTTCGCCGCCACCCGCCGGGGCGGCGAGACCCACCCGCTGATCGCGCCCGTCCTGGCGGCGCTGGTCCGCGAGTCGGAGCGGCTGCCGACGCACTGA
- a CDS encoding MBL fold metallo-hydrolase, which yields MSDPTGGAVSGPASGGARGADPLRLTVLGSATPYPRADNPCSGYLVSGGGTRLWMDAGSGTLGPLQRYVGLGELDAVWISHLHADHSADLLTAYYGLLFADVERAAPLPLFGPPGTADRLAGFLTHGTERSPVESAFAVHELSDGHRARVGALTLTSRAVAHGMPAFAVRVEAGGHSLVYSGDTAPCPALTALAEGCDVLLCEAESARRPAPDEGEHLHHTPEEAGRTAAAARAGRLVVTHVGRGLGADEAVARASAHYGGPVDHAAPGAVFPVG from the coding sequence ATGAGCGACCCGACCGGCGGAGCGGTGAGCGGCCCGGCGAGCGGCGGCGCGAGGGGCGCCGATCCGCTGCGCCTCACCGTCCTCGGCAGTGCGACGCCGTATCCGCGAGCGGACAACCCCTGCTCCGGCTACCTGGTGTCCGGGGGCGGCACGCGGCTCTGGATGGACGCCGGCAGCGGGACCCTGGGGCCGCTGCAGCGGTACGTCGGGCTGGGCGAGCTGGACGCCGTCTGGATCTCGCATCTGCACGCCGACCACAGCGCGGATCTCCTCACGGCGTACTACGGCCTGCTCTTCGCCGATGTCGAGCGTGCGGCGCCGCTGCCGCTGTTCGGCCCACCGGGCACCGCCGACCGGCTGGCGGGGTTCCTCACCCACGGGACGGAGCGCAGCCCGGTCGAGTCCGCCTTCGCCGTGCACGAACTGTCCGACGGGCACCGGGCGCGGGTGGGCGCGCTCACCCTCACCAGCAGGGCGGTTGCCCACGGCATGCCCGCCTTCGCCGTGCGCGTGGAGGCCGGCGGCCACTCGCTGGTCTACTCCGGGGACACGGCGCCCTGTCCCGCGCTGACGGCCCTCGCCGAGGGGTGCGACGTACTGCTCTGCGAGGCCGAGAGCGCGCGCCGGCCGGCCCCGGACGAAGGCGAACACCTGCACCACACGCCGGAGGAGGCCGGGCGGACGGCGGCGGCCGCGCGCGCCGGCCGGCTGGTCGTCACCCACGTGGGCCGCGGCCTCGGCGCGGACGAGGCGGTGGCCCGCGCATCGGCGCACTACGGCGGTCCCGTCGACCACGCCGCACCGGGGGCCGTGTTCCCGGTCGGCTGA